One Halobacterium zhouii genomic region harbors:
- a CDS encoding PrkA family serine protein kinase — protein MSLEEYVEFVFENPLAAAHASRYLLAAIEDAGTRPVVEAGEELQRYRFFDDPHNDGEHAVLGNTSMLNAFVDDLRAVAAGRGKAETILWFAGPTATGKSELKRCLINGLREFSKTPQGRRYTVEWNVAGAEDSPGLTYGDGRVESEDDWHQSPVQTSPLSVFPTDVRQELLSELNDERDETDQLRADADLDPFSREAYDYLEEAYRRDGRTDLFAAVTNEKHLRVKNYVVDRGRGVGVLHSEDTGSPKERLVGSWVAPLLAQLDSKGRKNPQAFSYDGVLSQGNGGLTVVEDASQHADLLQKLLNVPDERSVKLDKGIGMDLDTQLVVISNLDLEAQLNKHDDRQGFDPLKALKRRLSKHEFGYLTSVSLETQLLRRELTDDRSVWTETDPGALADRTREAVTVPVRDREGVEERELAPHALEAAALYSVVTRLDAGDLPEPLSLVEKALLFDRGYVGTGEDRREADEFDFDDDAEDGGNGIPVTYTRDVLADLLHADSDRSHPDLPVECVITPGDILDAMVDGLADAPVFSSAERAEFEDRLVHVKDYVHDQQEEDVLDALLSGEGADESDVETYVEQVHAWATDGTVTNDRGEAAQPDPLAMKVFETETLGRFDDADYRGNDPRQTVREFREDTVMTAVTRHAWEHRDETFRAGDVDLSSIPVLRDVLAGHDWDDVRRVHPDLDPHQWSDPPENTATAELKAQTIEFLTDERGYSPASAELASRSVLDEVAHRWD, from the coding sequence ATGAGCCTCGAGGAGTACGTCGAGTTCGTCTTCGAGAACCCGCTCGCGGCCGCCCACGCCAGCCGGTACCTGCTTGCCGCCATCGAGGACGCGGGCACGCGCCCGGTCGTCGAGGCGGGCGAGGAGCTCCAGCGCTACCGCTTCTTCGACGACCCCCACAACGACGGCGAGCACGCGGTGCTCGGGAACACGAGCATGCTGAACGCGTTCGTCGACGACCTGCGCGCGGTCGCCGCCGGGCGCGGGAAGGCAGAGACCATCCTCTGGTTCGCCGGCCCCACCGCGACCGGGAAGTCCGAGTTGAAGCGGTGCCTCATAAACGGCCTCCGGGAGTTCTCGAAGACCCCGCAGGGCCGCCGGTACACCGTGGAGTGGAACGTCGCCGGGGCGGAGGACTCCCCGGGACTGACGTACGGCGACGGCCGCGTGGAGAGCGAGGACGACTGGCACCAGAGCCCCGTGCAGACGAGTCCGCTCTCGGTGTTCCCGACCGACGTCCGGCAGGAACTGCTCTCGGAGTTGAACGACGAGCGCGACGAGACCGACCAGTTGCGCGCGGACGCCGACCTCGACCCGTTCAGCCGCGAAGCCTACGACTACCTCGAGGAGGCCTACCGCCGCGACGGCCGGACTGACCTGTTCGCCGCGGTCACGAACGAGAAACACCTGCGCGTGAAGAACTACGTCGTAGACCGCGGCCGGGGCGTCGGCGTGCTCCACTCCGAGGACACCGGCAGTCCGAAAGAGCGTCTCGTCGGGTCGTGGGTCGCGCCGCTGCTCGCGCAACTCGACTCGAAGGGCCGAAAGAACCCCCAGGCGTTCAGCTACGACGGCGTGCTCTCCCAGGGCAACGGCGGTCTCACCGTCGTCGAGGACGCAAGCCAGCACGCCGACCTGCTCCAGAAACTCCTGAACGTCCCCGACGAGCGCAGCGTGAAACTCGACAAGGGCATCGGGATGGACCTCGACACCCAGCTGGTCGTCATCTCGAACCTCGACCTCGAGGCACAACTGAACAAGCACGACGACCGGCAGGGGTTCGACCCGCTAAAGGCGCTCAAGCGCCGGCTCTCAAAACACGAGTTCGGCTACCTCACGAGCGTCAGCCTCGAAACACAGCTCCTGCGCCGAGAACTCACGGACGACAGGAGTGTGTGGACCGAAACCGACCCCGGGGCGCTCGCGGACCGCACCCGGGAGGCCGTGACGGTCCCCGTCCGCGACCGCGAGGGCGTCGAGGAGCGCGAACTCGCCCCGCACGCACTCGAAGCGGCGGCGCTGTACAGCGTCGTGACGCGCCTCGACGCGGGCGACCTGCCGGAGCCGTTGAGTCTCGTGGAGAAGGCACTGCTGTTCGACCGAGGGTACGTCGGCACCGGGGAGGACCGCCGGGAGGCCGACGAGTTCGACTTCGACGACGACGCCGAGGACGGCGGGAACGGCATCCCGGTGACGTACACCCGAGACGTGCTCGCGGACCTCCTGCACGCCGATAGCGACCGCTCGCACCCCGACCTACCGGTGGAGTGTGTCATCACCCCCGGAGACATCCTCGACGCGATGGTCGACGGACTCGCCGACGCCCCCGTGTTCTCCAGCGCCGAGCGGGCCGAGTTCGAGGATCGCCTCGTCCACGTCAAGGACTACGTCCACGACCAACAGGAAGAAGACGTTCTCGACGCGCTGCTCTCCGGCGAAGGCGCCGACGAGTCGGACGTCGAGACGTACGTCGAACAGGTCCACGCGTGGGCGACCGACGGCACCGTGACGAACGACCGCGGCGAGGCGGCGCAACCGGACCCGCTCGCGATGAAGGTGTTCGAGACAGAGACCCTCGGCAGGTTCGACGACGCCGACTACCGCGGCAACGACCCGCGACAGACCGTCCGCGAGTTCCGCGAGGACACCGTGATGACCGCCGTCACGCGCCACGCGTGGGAGCACCGCGACGAGACGTTCCGCGCTGGCGACGTCGACCTGTCCTCGATTCCCGTGCTCCGGGACGTGCTCGCCGGCCACGACTGGGACGACGTTCGGCGCGTCCACCCGGACCTCGACCCCCACCAGTGGTCCGACCCACCCGAGAACACCGCCACCGCCGAACTGAAAGCACAGACCATCGAGTTCCTGACGGACGAACGCGGCTACTCGCCCGCGAGCGCCGAACTCGCGAGTCGCAGCGTCCTCGACGAGGTGGCCCACCGATGGGACTGA
- a CDS encoding PrkA family serine protein kinase: MTETLERLSDQYKASVPSDLRDARGFDWYLETLYDDPKVARNAHQRLADMFDFYGSTTDDDGVVEYELASEDPLGEGANTFFGREVHESIHEFVNKVKSGSRGLGPEKRIILLLGPVGSGKSDVDRQIRRYYEDYTAQEEGRLYTFRWTNLCSVIDDQDPNDDTVTSPMHQDPLVLLPQEQRKEVIAELNERLDAPYTLRNEQSLDPESEFYMDELLAHYDDDLKSVLTNHVEVVRLVASENRRDCIETFEPKDKKNQDETELTGDVNYSKLAVYGESDPRAFDFAGAFCNANRGIFSGEELLKLQREFLYDFLHATQEQTIKPKNNPRIDIDQVIVGRTNMPEYRDKRADEKMEAFNDRTKRVDFPYVLEYEEEANIYEKLLQNADVPDIHVEPHTLTMAGLFGVLTRIRDPDNDTVDLLEKAKAYNGELDETEDVDAEKLREEAEETGEREGMAGVSPRFVGDEIAAAIMQSMDRDREFLSPLTVFNRLEDHVGQHGSIAEEDVEEYRRHLELVREEYRERAIEDVRHALAYDLDEIQRQGEKYMDHVMAYIDDDTVADTLTGREQEPDETFLRAIEEQLGVPEDRKDDFRQEVSNWVSRRAREGEPFDPQDNDRLRRALERKLWEDKKHNINFSALVSNAEFDEDEGNDWVTALVERGYSEEGAREVLEFAGAEVAKAELES; the protein is encoded by the coding sequence ATGACGGAAACCCTCGAACGCCTCAGCGACCAGTACAAGGCATCGGTCCCGTCCGACCTGCGGGACGCCCGCGGGTTCGACTGGTACCTCGAAACGCTGTACGACGACCCGAAGGTCGCGCGAAACGCCCACCAGCGTCTCGCCGACATGTTCGATTTCTACGGGTCAACCACCGACGACGACGGCGTCGTCGAGTACGAACTGGCATCCGAGGACCCACTCGGCGAGGGTGCAAACACCTTCTTCGGCCGCGAAGTCCACGAATCCATCCACGAGTTCGTGAACAAGGTGAAAAGCGGCTCCCGTGGCCTCGGACCTGAGAAACGCATCATCCTGTTGCTCGGCCCCGTCGGCTCCGGGAAATCCGACGTCGACCGACAGATACGCCGCTACTACGAGGACTACACCGCCCAGGAGGAGGGACGACTGTACACGTTCCGGTGGACGAACCTCTGTTCGGTCATCGACGACCAGGACCCGAACGACGACACGGTCACGTCCCCGATGCACCAGGACCCTCTCGTGTTGCTCCCGCAGGAACAACGCAAGGAGGTCATCGCGGAACTGAACGAGCGCCTCGACGCGCCGTACACGCTCAGAAACGAGCAGTCACTCGACCCCGAGAGCGAGTTCTACATGGACGAACTGCTCGCGCACTACGACGACGATCTCAAGAGCGTGCTCACGAACCACGTCGAAGTCGTCCGACTCGTCGCGAGCGAGAACCGGCGCGACTGCATCGAGACGTTCGAACCCAAGGACAAGAAAAACCAGGACGAGACGGAGTTGACGGGTGACGTCAACTACTCGAAACTCGCGGTGTACGGCGAAAGCGACCCGCGGGCGTTCGACTTCGCCGGCGCGTTCTGTAACGCCAACCGCGGCATCTTCTCCGGCGAGGAACTCCTCAAACTCCAGCGCGAGTTCCTCTACGACTTCCTTCACGCCACGCAGGAACAGACCATCAAACCGAAGAACAACCCACGGATCGACATAGACCAGGTCATCGTCGGGCGGACGAACATGCCCGAGTACCGGGACAAGCGCGCAGACGAGAAGATGGAGGCGTTCAACGACCGCACCAAGCGCGTCGACTTCCCGTACGTCCTCGAGTACGAGGAGGAAGCCAACATCTACGAGAAACTCCTCCAGAACGCCGACGTGCCGGACATCCACGTGGAACCCCACACGCTCACAATGGCGGGTCTGTTCGGCGTGCTGACCCGCATCCGTGACCCGGACAACGACACCGTCGACCTGCTCGAGAAGGCCAAGGCGTACAACGGCGAACTCGACGAGACCGAAGACGTCGACGCCGAGAAACTCCGCGAGGAGGCCGAAGAGACCGGCGAACGCGAAGGGATGGCGGGCGTCAGCCCGCGATTCGTCGGCGACGAGATCGCCGCCGCCATCATGCAGTCGATGGACCGTGACCGCGAGTTCCTCTCGCCGCTCACGGTGTTCAACCGCCTCGAGGACCACGTCGGCCAGCACGGATCGATCGCCGAGGAGGACGTCGAGGAGTACCGCCGGCACCTCGAACTCGTCCGCGAGGAGTACAGGGAACGCGCCATCGAAGACGTGCGCCACGCGCTCGCCTACGACCTGGACGAGATCCAGCGCCAGGGCGAGAAGTACATGGACCACGTGATGGCGTACATCGACGACGACACCGTCGCGGACACACTCACCGGCCGCGAGCAGGAACCAGACGAGACGTTCCTGCGCGCCATCGAAGAGCAACTCGGCGTCCCCGAGGACCGCAAGGACGACTTCCGCCAGGAGGTGTCGAACTGGGTGAGCCGGCGCGCCCGCGAGGGCGAGCCGTTCGACCCCCAGGACAACGACCGACTGCGTCGCGCGCTCGAACGCAAACTCTGGGAGGACAAGAAACACAACATCAACTTCTCGGCACTCGTGTCGAACGCGGAGTTCGACGAAGACGAGGGCAACGACTGGGTGACCGCGCTCGTCGAGCGCGGCTACTCGGAGGAAGGCGCTCGGGAAGTACTGGAGTTCGCGGGTGCCGAGGTGGCGAAAGCGGAACTGGAATCGTGA
- a CDS encoding GAF domain-containing protein produces MSHEAYLRSVGLSDLGDDDSDALQRGASLVAHPPHATVDAETVADRYEYLVPELGEDGACGVGLADDPYNLAPICGLEYDQEQLRDHPNTARLVALHETVENLVAETDADWLGVYRRATNPDGEEVLVKEAYVGDHSRAEFPLTESFAERSNNSTVGLTGEAVLVNDVTDHDGPYYECDDRVASEFCCPIRSDGEVVGIVDAEAHEPDFFDDDRTLAIVGACAELADSRLLSPPRVEA; encoded by the coding sequence ATGAGTCACGAAGCCTACCTGCGCTCTGTGGGACTGTCGGACCTCGGAGACGACGACTCGGACGCTCTCCAGCGTGGCGCCTCGCTCGTCGCCCACCCACCCCACGCTACTGTGGACGCGGAGACGGTTGCGGACCGCTACGAGTACCTCGTCCCCGAACTCGGGGAGGACGGCGCGTGCGGCGTCGGCCTCGCGGACGACCCCTACAATCTCGCGCCGATCTGTGGGCTGGAGTACGACCAGGAACAACTCCGGGACCACCCGAACACGGCCCGACTCGTCGCGCTCCACGAGACCGTCGAGAACCTCGTGGCGGAGACCGACGCCGACTGGCTCGGCGTCTACCGCCGCGCCACCAACCCGGACGGCGAGGAAGTGCTCGTGAAGGAGGCCTACGTCGGCGACCACTCGCGCGCGGAGTTCCCACTCACGGAGTCGTTCGCCGAGCGCTCGAACAACTCGACGGTCGGACTCACTGGCGAAGCGGTGCTCGTGAACGACGTCACCGACCACGACGGCCCGTACTACGAGTGCGACGACCGCGTCGCGAGCGAGTTCTGTTGTCCCATCCGCTCCGACGGTGAGGTCGTCGGCATCGTCGACGCCGAGGCCCACGAACCCGACTTCTTCGACGACGACCGCACGCTCGCCATCGTCGGCGCGTGCGCCGAACTCGCCGACTCGCGTCTGCTCTCCCCGCCGCGCGTCGAGGCGTGA
- a CDS encoding PadR family transcriptional regulator encodes MDDLTGFQRDLLVVIAGMDDPNGLDVKDELEGYYESEVNHGRLYPNLDTLVEKGLVDKGEADQRTNYYTVTGRGRRELDARRDWEDQYLDADDETTAVVE; translated from the coding sequence ATGGACGACCTCACTGGCTTCCAGCGTGACCTGCTCGTGGTCATCGCGGGGATGGACGACCCGAACGGACTCGACGTGAAAGACGAACTCGAGGGCTACTACGAGTCCGAGGTCAATCACGGACGGCTCTACCCGAACCTCGACACGCTCGTCGAGAAGGGCCTCGTCGACAAGGGTGAGGCCGACCAGCGCACCAACTACTACACGGTCACCGGCCGCGGCCGCCGCGAACTCGACGCCCGACGCGACTGGGAGGACCAGTACCTCGACGCCGACGACGAGACGACGGCGGTCGTCGAGTGA
- a CDS encoding NAD-dependent epimerase/dehydratase family protein, translating to MELSDSRVVVTGAAGLVGSHLAARLSEDNDVVAVDNLSKGTRERVPDGVEFVQADMCDAVDVAEVITEDVDVVFHFAAYTDTNYENPRVLFEENGEMTYNVLERMDEVGVDKLAFTSSSTVYGEAPMPTPEDYAPLEPISIYGASKLADEGLVSTYAHSHGIQTWMYRFANIVGPKQRGNVIPDFIEKLLEDPETLTILGNGRQEKSYLHVEECIDAMIHVVEHADNDLNTYNLGTRTTTSVNAIADIVADEMGLDPEYEYTGGDRGWTGDVPKMRLSIEKLSALGWEPSQSSDESVRKAARGLIAELRDEQ from the coding sequence ATGGAACTCTCCGACTCTCGCGTCGTGGTCACCGGCGCGGCGGGCCTGGTCGGGTCGCATCTCGCCGCGCGACTCAGCGAGGACAACGACGTGGTCGCGGTGGACAACCTCTCGAAGGGGACCCGCGAGCGCGTCCCCGACGGCGTGGAATTCGTGCAAGCAGACATGTGCGATGCCGTCGACGTGGCCGAAGTGATTACCGAGGACGTGGACGTCGTCTTCCACTTCGCGGCGTACACGGACACGAACTACGAGAACCCCCGCGTGTTGTTCGAGGAGAACGGCGAGATGACGTACAACGTCCTCGAGCGCATGGACGAGGTGGGCGTCGACAAACTCGCGTTCACCTCCTCCTCGACGGTGTACGGCGAGGCGCCGATGCCGACGCCCGAGGACTACGCGCCTCTCGAACCCATCTCCATCTACGGCGCGAGCAAACTCGCGGACGAGGGCCTCGTCTCGACGTACGCGCACTCCCACGGCATCCAGACGTGGATGTACCGCTTCGCGAACATCGTCGGCCCGAAACAGCGCGGGAACGTGATTCCGGACTTCATCGAGAAACTCCTCGAGGACCCGGAGACGCTCACCATTCTCGGGAACGGCCGCCAGGAGAAGTCCTACCTTCACGTCGAGGAGTGCATCGACGCGATGATCCACGTCGTGGAGCACGCAGACAACGACCTCAACACGTACAATCTCGGCACGCGGACGACGACGTCAGTGAACGCCATCGCGGACATCGTCGCCGACGAGATGGGCCTCGACCCCGAGTACGAGTACACGGGCGGTGACCGAGGGTGGACCGGCGACGTGCCGAAGATGCGCCTCTCCATCGAGAAACTCTCCGCGCTCGGGTGGGAGCCGTCGCAGTCCAGCGACGAGTCGGTGCGGAAGGCGGCACGGGGCCTGATAGCGGAACTGCGCGACGAGCAGTAG
- a CDS encoding SDR family NAD(P)-dependent oxidoreductase, with translation MTLPEARAGVQDVDLSESTVFVTGATSGIGRETALALARLGATVHIHGRDEEDGLSVRDDLRDLGSESVFYRADFASRSAVRDLAADVAGRVDELDVLVNNAGAHFDEGHLVWDGAEATFAVNHLAPFVLTHDLREVLAADGRVVTTASEVHRRASASEFENVQSVEDYDGFDAYARSKLANVMFTAGLARRLDDQTANCFHPGFVPGSGLWRNAPLLVRAGTRLAYVLPAALTGGVTDTSRSAARNAVYLAASPDVADVTGAYFDDCERTPPSSAASDVLAQRDLWAKSEELAGVRWS, from the coding sequence ATGACACTCCCGGAAGCCAGGGCAGGCGTACAAGACGTCGACCTCTCAGAGTCCACCGTGTTCGTCACGGGCGCGACCAGCGGTATCGGGCGCGAGACGGCGCTGGCGCTCGCTCGCCTGGGCGCGACCGTCCACATCCACGGTCGAGACGAGGAGGACGGCCTCTCGGTGCGCGACGACCTCCGAGACCTCGGGAGCGAGAGCGTGTTCTACCGGGCGGACTTCGCCTCTCGGTCGGCGGTCCGGGACCTCGCGGCGGACGTCGCTGGGCGGGTGGACGAACTCGACGTGCTGGTGAACAACGCCGGCGCGCACTTCGACGAGGGACATCTCGTCTGGGACGGCGCCGAGGCGACGTTCGCGGTAAACCACCTCGCACCGTTCGTGCTCACACACGACCTGCGGGAGGTGCTGGCAGCTGATGGCCGGGTCGTCACGACGGCGTCGGAGGTCCACCGGCGCGCGAGCGCGAGCGAGTTCGAGAACGTGCAGTCCGTCGAGGACTACGACGGCTTCGACGCCTACGCCCGGTCGAAACTCGCGAACGTGATGTTCACGGCGGGGCTGGCGCGGCGACTCGACGACCAGACGGCGAACTGCTTCCACCCTGGGTTCGTCCCGGGGAGCGGCCTCTGGCGGAACGCCCCGCTGCTGGTGCGGGCGGGCACCCGCCTCGCGTACGTGCTCCCGGCGGCGCTCACCGGCGGCGTGACCGACACCTCGCGCAGCGCCGCACGGAACGCCGTCTACCTCGCGGCGTCCCCGGACGTCGCGGACGTGACGGGCGCGTACTTCGACGACTGCGAGCGCACGCCGCCGTCGTCGGCGGCCAGCGACGTGCTCGCCCAGCGCGACCTCTGGGCGAAAAGCGAGGAACTGGCTGGCGTTCGCTGGAGTTGA
- a CDS encoding tRNA (cytidine(56)-2'-O)-methyltransferase: protein MQGEPEVAVLRYGHRPGRDDRMTTHVGLTARALGADRAILPGNASQSEETVADITDRFGGPFEVESTEELPATVRDWEGVVVHLTMYGEPVQDVIGDVQDARESDPLLVVVGGEKVPGEVYEEADWNVAVTNQPHSEVAGLAVFLDSLFEGRELSQEYEDARSRVIPQECGKRVEELE from the coding sequence ATGCAGGGCGAACCCGAGGTCGCGGTGCTCCGGTACGGCCACCGGCCGGGGCGCGACGACCGCATGACGACGCACGTCGGCCTGACGGCGCGCGCGCTCGGCGCGGACCGCGCCATCCTTCCGGGGAACGCGAGTCAGTCCGAGGAGACGGTCGCGGACATCACGGACCGGTTCGGCGGGCCGTTCGAGGTCGAGTCGACCGAGGAACTCCCCGCCACCGTGCGCGACTGGGAGGGCGTCGTCGTCCACCTCACGATGTACGGCGAACCCGTCCAGGACGTGATCGGGGACGTTCAGGACGCCCGCGAGTCCGACCCGCTGCTCGTCGTCGTGGGTGGTGAGAAGGTCCCTGGTGAGGTGTACGAGGAGGCCGACTGGAACGTCGCCGTGACGAATCAGCCCCACTCAGAGGTCGCCGGCCTCGCGGTGTTCCTCGATAGCCTGTTCGAGGGCCGAGAACTGAGCCAGGAGTACGAGGACGCCCGGAGTCGCGTGATTCCTCAGGAGTGCGGGAAACGCGTCGAGGAACTGGAGTAG
- a CDS encoding transcription factor has protein sequence MAFEDLLEAPVVQKYLHELVGPKGMPVAVSPPDGEVTDEELAERLDLELNDVRRALFILYENDLATYRRVRDEDSGWLTYLWTFDYDNIPENLHEEMDRLLDALEDRREYELENEFYLCEVCSIRFEFGEAMDLGFECPECGSPVEAMENTDLVDAMEERIGNLRSDLGVKA, from the coding sequence ATGGCTTTTGAGGATCTGCTGGAGGCACCCGTGGTCCAGAAGTACCTCCACGAGTTGGTCGGCCCGAAGGGGATGCCGGTGGCAGTGTCACCCCCGGACGGAGAGGTGACAGACGAGGAGTTAGCCGAGCGCCTCGACCTGGAGTTGAACGACGTGCGACGCGCGCTGTTCATCCTCTACGAGAACGACCTCGCGACCTACCGCCGGGTCCGAGACGAGGACTCGGGGTGGCTCACGTACCTCTGGACGTTCGACTACGACAACATCCCGGAGAACCTCCACGAGGAGATGGACCGCCTGCTCGACGCCTTAGAGGACCGACGGGAGTACGAACTCGAGAACGAGTTCTACCTCTGTGAGGTGTGTTCGATCCGCTTCGAGTTCGGCGAAGCGATGGACCTGGGCTTCGAGTGTCCGGAGTGCGGGTCGCCGGTCGAGGCGATGGAGAACACGGACCTCGTCGACGCGATGGAGGAACGCATCGGGAACCTCCGCTCGGACCTCGGTGTGAAGGCATAA
- a CDS encoding DUF2110 family protein — MVVLATKLYVEGDARERSLDGLRSLVDNDVGELDVEYEIGVRRDDFPSVTLDGPDEVAARNVLAETWGEITEVFEDGETYTGTLESWDDDGFVLDAGENVQIPADQIGLGPGTPEQIRNRFGLVQHIPLEFTYGEPSQLADEEQDRLYEWTRGNGRLNVNSATRGEVRATVNRAGHARDIVTVERLGLLEQSVICKEGTDPPGLLSAVGEYLPAELLCVVP, encoded by the coding sequence ATGGTCGTTCTCGCCACGAAATTGTACGTAGAGGGCGATGCTCGCGAGCGATCACTCGACGGTCTGCGGTCGCTCGTGGACAACGACGTCGGCGAACTCGACGTCGAATACGAGATCGGCGTGCGCCGCGACGACTTCCCGTCCGTGACACTCGACGGGCCAGACGAAGTGGCCGCGCGCAACGTGCTCGCGGAGACGTGGGGCGAAATCACCGAAGTGTTCGAGGACGGCGAAACCTACACTGGGACGCTCGAATCCTGGGACGACGACGGCTTCGTGCTCGACGCGGGCGAAAACGTACAGATTCCCGCCGACCAGATCGGTCTCGGCCCGGGGACGCCCGAGCAGATTCGGAATCGCTTCGGCCTCGTGCAGCACATCCCCCTCGAGTTCACGTACGGCGAACCATCGCAGCTCGCGGACGAGGAGCAAGACCGGCTCTACGAGTGGACTCGGGGCAACGGTCGGCTGAACGTGAACAGTGCGACCCGCGGCGAGGTGCGCGCGACGGTCAACCGCGCCGGCCACGCTCGTGACATCGTCACCGTCGAGCGCCTCGGCCTGCTCGAGCAGAGCGTCATCTGCAAGGAGGGGACAGATCCGCCCGGCCTGCTCTCGGCGGTCGGCGAGTACCTCCCCGCGGAACTGCTCTGCGTCGTACCATGA
- a CDS encoding DUF5803 family protein — MTLAVVALAVSAGCVGSSGPSQEELSRDADYDWTTDANVTVTVNGSEYQAVADVSGRDSVTLSSTSALGGRHPVRLSAVEFRYPNGTVVGADAISVSTSNTQTTVEFPASNGTFAFTASAGSRSVTVPTAFDGSYEVVLPEGMRTAFPVFGAVSPGGYEKRVAADRVHLRWGSVSADAVNAEFYLQRDLYIFGGIVGVLVVLALLGVVYFRLQIRQLERNREQAGLDLERE; from the coding sequence GTGACACTGGCGGTGGTCGCGCTCGCCGTCAGCGCCGGGTGCGTCGGTTCGTCCGGACCCAGCCAGGAGGAGCTCTCTCGAGACGCCGACTACGACTGGACGACCGACGCGAACGTCACCGTCACGGTCAACGGGAGCGAGTACCAGGCAGTCGCGGACGTCTCCGGCCGGGATTCGGTGACGCTGTCGTCGACGAGCGCGCTCGGTGGACGCCATCCGGTCCGCCTCTCCGCCGTCGAGTTCCGGTACCCGAACGGCACCGTCGTCGGTGCGGACGCAATCTCGGTCAGCACGAGCAACACGCAGACCACCGTGGAGTTCCCGGCGAGTAACGGCACGTTCGCGTTCACCGCGAGCGCGGGTAGTCGGTCGGTCACCGTCCCGACAGCGTTCGACGGCTCCTACGAGGTCGTGTTGCCCGAGGGGATGCGCACCGCATTCCCGGTGTTCGGCGCGGTGTCACCGGGTGGCTACGAGAAGCGCGTCGCCGCCGACCGCGTCCACCTGCGCTGGGGGTCGGTGTCCGCCGACGCGGTGAACGCGGAGTTCTACCTCCAGCGTGACCTCTACATCTTCGGCGGTATCGTCGGCGTGCTTGTGGTGCTGGCGCTCCTGGGCGTCGTCTACTTCCGACTGCAGATTCGACAGCTCGAACGCAACCGCGAGCAGGCGGGCCTCGACCTGGAGCGCGAGTAA
- a CDS encoding competence/damage-inducible protein A, with translation MQVALVTVGDELLAGDTENTNATWLAARLTERGATVERVLVVPDDVDVIASEVAAFADVYDAVLVTGGLGPTHDDLTMAGVAAAFDREMIEHPDAVAYFEEHEQYQRSDLADGTTELPADARVLENEVGVAPGAVVENVYVLPGVPTEMEAMFDAVAGEFGGTKLHVETVRVDRPESSLVDVIAELRERYDVEVGSYPGDDVRVKIRHENPETARAAADWLTDRVA, from the coding sequence ATGCAGGTTGCGCTGGTGACCGTCGGCGACGAGTTGCTCGCGGGCGACACCGAGAACACGAACGCGACGTGGCTCGCCGCGCGGCTCACGGAGCGCGGCGCGACCGTCGAACGCGTACTCGTCGTGCCCGACGACGTCGACGTCATCGCGAGCGAAGTAGCGGCGTTCGCGGACGTGTACGACGCTGTACTGGTCACGGGCGGCCTCGGACCGACCCACGACGACCTCACGATGGCGGGCGTCGCTGCGGCGTTCGACCGCGAGATGATCGAGCACCCGGACGCTGTGGCGTACTTCGAGGAACACGAGCAGTACCAGCGGAGCGACCTCGCGGACGGCACGACGGAGTTGCCCGCGGACGCGCGAGTGCTCGAAAACGAGGTCGGTGTCGCGCCGGGTGCGGTCGTCGAGAACGTCTACGTGTTACCGGGCGTCCCGACGGAGATGGAGGCGATGTTCGACGCGGTCGCGGGGGAGTTCGGCGGGACGAAACTGCACGTCGAGACGGTCCGCGTCGACCGACCGGAGAGTTCGTTGGTTGACGTAATCGCGGAACTTCGCGAGCGCTACGACGTCGAGGTCGGCAGCTATCCCGGCGACGACGTCCGGGTGAAGATCCGACACGAGAACCCGGAGACAGCGCGGGCGGCAGCCGACTGGCTCACTGACAGAGTGGCGTGA
- a CDS encoding DUF7522 family protein → MPRTDDELVDALQEHVGDKLRVVGRHDADSWAVSFMRDDVQANYRSDEVDEIAGDLALSEMGATRQEDLYELGSLRATVRLFEDGFVVHVSTGERSGRLISIDDDATVMGRDVVQIVRRVVE, encoded by the coding sequence ATGCCCCGAACCGACGACGAACTCGTCGACGCCCTCCAGGAGCACGTCGGAGACAAGTTGCGTGTGGTCGGACGCCACGACGCCGACTCGTGGGCGGTCTCGTTCATGCGCGACGACGTACAGGCCAACTACAGAAGCGACGAGGTGGACGAAATCGCTGGTGACCTCGCGCTCTCCGAGATGGGCGCGACGCGACAGGAGGACCTCTACGAACTCGGGTCGCTGCGCGCGACGGTTCGACTGTTCGAGGATGGGTTCGTCGTCCACGTCTCGACCGGCGAACGGTCTGGCCGCCTCATCTCCATCGACGACGACGCCACCGTGATGGGACGGGACGTCGTCCAGATCGTTCGGCGAGTGGTGGAGTGA